From the Salinimicrobium tongyeongense genome, one window contains:
- a CDS encoding thioredoxin family protein, with product MTFEQYRRHFETIKDTPLEQQKAPYDKEDYLNYTKLNWSRMNRWLKTGKITADFQNALQQIHQPQQWIVITEPWCGDAAHITPFLELAGRENPMISVSYELRDSEPFRIENYRTNGTLSIPKLIILDENGNDLATWGPRPAECQKIFEKLKAEKATFEKIKEEIQQWYNSNKGLEIQKELALLVKEIV from the coding sequence ATGACTTTTGAACAATACCGCAGGCACTTTGAAACTATAAAAGACACGCCTTTAGAGCAGCAGAAAGCTCCCTATGATAAGGAAGATTACCTCAACTATACAAAACTGAACTGGTCTCGCATGAACCGCTGGCTGAAGACCGGGAAGATCACGGCTGACTTTCAAAATGCCCTTCAGCAGATACACCAACCCCAGCAGTGGATTGTTATAACAGAACCCTGGTGCGGGGATGCAGCGCATATTACGCCCTTTCTGGAACTTGCAGGCCGTGAGAACCCCATGATTAGTGTTTCGTATGAGCTTAGGGACAGTGAACCGTTCAGGATAGAAAATTACCGCACCAATGGCACGCTCTCTATCCCTAAGCTTATCATACTCGATGAAAATGGAAATGACCTCGCCACCTGGGGGCCACGCCCGGCCGAATGCCAGAAAATTTTTGAAAAATTAAAGGCTGAAAAAGCCACTTTTGAAAAGATCAAGGAAGAAATCCAGCAATGGTACAATTCTAACAAAGGGCTGGAGATTCAGAAGGAATTAGCTCTTCTGGTCAAGGAAATTGTGTGA
- a CDS encoding 2-hydroxyacid dehydrogenase, which produces MTILHADSNHPVLLQQLEAAGHQNIEAYTQSEQEILENQHLYDGIVIRSRFHIGREFLDAAPNLRFIARVGAGLESIDVDYAEQKGVKLFSAPEGNRNAVGEHALGMLLSLFNKLNQADRQVREGLWYREANRGLELEGKTVGIIGYGNMGKSFAKKFQGFDVKVLCYDILEGVGDEFAEQVSLEKFQKECDVVSLHTPWTPQTNKMLNKDFITAFEKPFWLLNTARGKSVVTEDLVAALHSKKILGAGLDVLEYEKSSFESLFSEGAEMPEALQQLLVMPNVLLSPHVAGWTVESHKKLADTIAQKIIDHFKDL; this is translated from the coding sequence ATGACCATTCTTCACGCCGATTCTAATCATCCTGTTTTACTACAACAACTTGAAGCAGCAGGGCACCAGAATATAGAAGCCTATACCCAAAGTGAACAGGAGATCCTGGAAAACCAGCATCTCTATGACGGTATTGTGATTAGAAGCCGGTTCCACATTGGCAGGGAATTTCTCGATGCGGCTCCCAACCTTAGGTTCATTGCCCGTGTTGGCGCAGGCCTGGAAAGTATAGATGTAGATTATGCTGAACAAAAAGGAGTGAAGCTTTTTTCGGCGCCCGAAGGTAATCGCAATGCCGTTGGTGAACACGCCCTGGGAATGCTGCTTTCCCTTTTTAATAAACTAAATCAGGCCGACAGGCAGGTGCGGGAAGGATTGTGGTACCGGGAAGCCAACCGCGGATTGGAACTGGAAGGTAAAACAGTGGGTATCATTGGCTACGGAAATATGGGGAAATCCTTTGCCAAAAAATTTCAGGGGTTTGATGTAAAAGTGCTTTGTTATGACATTTTGGAAGGGGTGGGAGATGAGTTTGCAGAACAGGTTTCCTTAGAGAAGTTTCAAAAGGAATGCGATGTGGTGAGCCTGCACACACCCTGGACTCCCCAGACCAATAAGATGTTGAACAAAGATTTTATCACAGCTTTTGAAAAACCTTTCTGGCTGCTCAATACCGCCCGCGGAAAAAGTGTGGTGACCGAAGACCTCGTTGCAGCCCTTCATTCTAAAAAGATCCTGGGTGCAGGTCTCGATGTACTGGAGTACGAAAAAAGCTCTTTTGAAAGCCTTTTTTCTGAAGGTGCAGAAATGCCGGAAGCCCTGCAGCAGTTATTGGTGATGCCAAATGTGCTGCTTAGTCCGCATGTTGCTGGCTGGACAGTGGAATCTCACAAAAAGCTGGCAGATACTATAGCTCAAAAGATCATAGATCATTTCAAGGACCTATGA
- a CDS encoding DUF4286 family protein, with amino-acid sequence MYIYNVTVNIQEDVHEKWVEWMKNEHIPEMLNTKKFIKALMTRVLVNEEMGGITYSVQFTAKNRQMLQRYYEEDAERLRRKSAIFEGKFVAFRTELEVVSEQ; translated from the coding sequence ATGTATATCTATAATGTTACCGTCAACATCCAGGAAGACGTTCACGAAAAGTGGGTGGAGTGGATGAAAAATGAACACATCCCCGAAATGCTCAACACCAAAAAATTCATTAAAGCCCTTATGACCAGGGTACTGGTGAACGAGGAAATGGGCGGGATAACCTATTCTGTTCAGTTTACTGCCAAAAACAGGCAAATGCTGCAGCGTTATTACGAAGAAGACGCCGAAAGATTAAGAAGAAAATCTGCCATTTTTGAAGGGAAATTTGTTGCTTTCAGAACAGAGCTTGAAGTTGTGAGCGAGCAGTAG
- a CDS encoding cupin domain-containing protein, which translates to MKTINLKEKLQSFSSHWHPRQIGVVNDMQVLVAKVKDEFVWHKHDDEDELFQVIKGTLYLQFEDRTETVREGEIIIVPKGVKHCPMTKNGEEVHIMLFEKLSTKHTGDVQNSLTQSDYPKI; encoded by the coding sequence ATGAAAACAATAAATCTAAAGGAAAAACTACAGAGCTTCAGCAGTCACTGGCATCCGCGGCAAATTGGAGTGGTGAACGATATGCAGGTGCTCGTGGCAAAGGTAAAAGATGAATTTGTGTGGCATAAGCACGACGACGAAGACGAGCTCTTTCAGGTAATAAAAGGTACTTTATATCTTCAGTTTGAAGATCGCACCGAGACTGTACGGGAAGGGGAGATCATCATTGTTCCCAAAGGAGTAAAACACTGCCCCATGACCAAAAATGGGGAAGAAGTACATATTATGCTCTTCGAAAAACTCAGCACTAAACACACCGGGGATGTACAAAACAGCCTTACCCAATCTGACTATCCAAAAATCTGA
- a CDS encoding HTTM domain-containing protein, with product MLNKWLFTRIDNSALIVFRILFGALLAIEAFGAIFTGWVRRVFIEPEFTFNFIGFEFLQPLPGNGMLWYYAVMGLFGIFVMLGFKYRFSILVYTVMWAAVYLMQKSSYNNHYYLLMLLCFLMSLLPAHRYASVDVRINPALKKLSMPRWVWVLLVVQMAIVYTYAAVAKIYPDWFDATLPGILMAARKHYWLVGDFLQQPWVHHTIAWFGFFFDLLIIPLLLWKRTRILAFLAAVFFHLFNSFIFHIGIFPYLALAFTIFFFSTENINRYFLWKKPHYSAAEVEVPKNRNLIVGFMAIWLLVQAALPVRHWFFKDDVLWTEEGHRLSWRMMLRSKSGQIRFKVVDKAKPKDTIYIQNEDYLSAKQQRALGSKPDMIWQFAQRLEKEYELEGKEVEVYVDSRVSVNRRRYKPFIDPKVDLAAEEWKHFEHHDWILPYNEEKDEEFPGSSK from the coding sequence ATGCTCAATAAATGGCTTTTTACCCGCATAGATAATTCGGCACTTATCGTGTTCAGGATATTATTTGGGGCATTGTTGGCCATTGAAGCTTTTGGTGCAATCTTTACTGGTTGGGTAAGAAGAGTGTTTATTGAACCCGAATTCACTTTTAATTTTATCGGCTTTGAATTTCTGCAGCCTTTGCCGGGCAACGGCATGCTCTGGTACTATGCGGTAATGGGGCTTTTTGGCATCTTTGTAATGCTCGGGTTCAAATACAGGTTCAGTATCCTGGTGTATACAGTAATGTGGGCCGCTGTTTACCTGATGCAGAAATCATCCTACAACAACCACTACTACCTCTTAATGCTGCTGTGCTTTTTGATGAGCCTCCTCCCTGCACACAGGTATGCTTCGGTTGATGTGCGTATTAACCCGGCCTTGAAAAAACTGAGTATGCCACGCTGGGTTTGGGTCCTGCTGGTGGTTCAAATGGCGATTGTCTATACCTACGCGGCGGTGGCCAAGATCTACCCCGACTGGTTTGACGCGACCCTTCCGGGAATATTAATGGCTGCAAGAAAACATTACTGGCTGGTAGGAGATTTCCTTCAGCAGCCCTGGGTACACCATACCATTGCCTGGTTCGGGTTCTTTTTTGACCTGCTCATCATCCCGCTACTGCTGTGGAAACGCACCCGAATTTTGGCATTTTTGGCAGCTGTGTTCTTTCACCTCTTCAACAGCTTCATTTTTCACATTGGCATTTTTCCTTACCTCGCGCTGGCTTTTACCATTTTCTTTTTTTCTACGGAAAACATCAACAGGTATTTTCTATGGAAAAAGCCACATTATTCCGCAGCTGAAGTAGAAGTCCCCAAAAACCGGAATTTGATCGTTGGTTTTATGGCAATTTGGCTGCTGGTGCAGGCGGCCTTGCCTGTAAGGCACTGGTTCTTCAAAGATGACGTGCTGTGGACCGAAGAAGGTCATCGTCTTAGCTGGCGTATGATGTTGAGGTCAAAATCTGGCCAGATCAGGTTTAAGGTGGTAGATAAGGCAAAGCCTAAAGACACGATCTATATTCAGAATGAAGATTACCTTTCAGCAAAACAACAGCGGGCTTTGGGTTCAAAACCCGATATGATCTGGCAATTTGCCCAACGCCTCGAAAAAGAATATGAACTGGAAGGAAAAGAGGTGGAGGTGTATGTAGACAGCAGGGTAAGCGTGAACAGGAGGCGATACAAGCCATTCATAGACCCTAAAGTTGATCTCGCAGCCGAAGAATGGAAGCATTTTGAACATCACGACTGGATCCTGCCTTATAATGAGGAAAAAGATGAAGAATTCCCTGGCAGCAGTAAGTAG
- the rsmA gene encoding 16S rRNA (adenine(1518)-N(6)/adenine(1519)-N(6))-dimethyltransferase RsmA: MKKNYHKKGGNRHNNTAPGHQEGDVKAKKHLGQHFLTDESVAERIAGTLGYSGYPHVLEIGPGMGVLTKYLLKKDTDLHVIEIDTESVSYLNEHYPALEGKIHEKDFLKYDLSEIFKQDQFAIIGNFPYNISSQIVFKMLELREYIPEFSGMFQKEVAQRICEKEGSRTYGILSVLVQAFYEAEYLFTVPPSVFNPPPKVDSGVLRFRRKEDFSLPVNEKLFFRVVKTAFQQRRKTLRNSLKVFDLPDNIKEDAIFDLRPEQLSTARFIELTQKIQPYAI; the protein is encoded by the coding sequence ATGAAAAAAAATTACCATAAAAAAGGTGGGAACCGCCACAATAATACTGCGCCCGGCCATCAGGAAGGGGATGTGAAGGCTAAGAAACACCTTGGCCAGCATTTTTTGACCGATGAATCTGTAGCCGAAAGGATTGCCGGCACGCTGGGTTATTCGGGATATCCTCATGTGCTCGAAATTGGCCCGGGAATGGGTGTGCTCACCAAATATCTGCTGAAAAAGGATACCGATCTTCACGTAATAGAAATAGACACCGAAAGTGTGTCTTATTTAAATGAACATTACCCCGCCCTTGAGGGAAAGATCCATGAAAAGGACTTTTTGAAGTACGATCTCAGCGAGATCTTTAAGCAGGATCAGTTCGCCATAATTGGCAATTTCCCGTACAACATTTCCAGCCAGATTGTTTTTAAGATGCTGGAGCTTCGGGAGTATATCCCGGAATTTTCGGGCATGTTCCAGAAAGAAGTGGCGCAGCGTATTTGCGAAAAGGAAGGCAGCAGGACCTACGGGATACTTTCAGTTTTGGTACAGGCATTCTACGAGGCCGAGTACCTGTTTACCGTGCCGCCTTCAGTGTTTAATCCGCCTCCAAAAGTAGACAGTGGCGTGCTGCGGTTTAGACGGAAAGAAGATTTTTCCCTGCCCGTAAATGAAAAGTTGTTCTTCAGGGTGGTAAAAACCGCTTTTCAGCAGCGAAGAAAAACCCTTCGCAACAGTCTTAAGGTCTTTGACCTGCCCGATAATATTAAAGAAGATGCTATCTTTGACCTGCGGCCGGAGCAGCTGAGCACCGCCCGTTTCATTGAACTCACACAAAAGATCCAGCCTTATGCAATTTGA
- the mgtE gene encoding magnesium transporter, whose product MQFEVSEEYIEHIQLLIEEKRDDELLKLLDEVHHADIAEIIHELELDQATYIIKLLDSTKTSEALMELEEDMRERILDNLSAKEIAEELENMDTDDAADIIAELSEERKQEVIQEISDEEHAEHIVELLRYDENSAGGLMAKELVKVNENWSVTGSLAEMKAQGENVTRVHSIYVVDDRGKLKGRLSLKDLLTASSKANISDVYIDKVDYVTVHTKGEEVARIMQKYDLEAIPVVDEMGRLVGRVTIDDIVDFIRDEAERDYQLAAGISEDVEADDSILRLTRARLPWLILALFGGFVSVTVLGTFDAAMQEHAALFFFVPLIAAMAGNVGVQSSAIVLQGLANQSLSGSLLNRLIKEILLSLLNGSALALLLIIGGIFLLGFDFWFGLTVGISLISVIVIASLIGTFVPIILDRFGIDPAMATGPFITTSNDIFGILIYFTIAKLILGF is encoded by the coding sequence ATGCAATTTGAGGTAAGCGAAGAATATATTGAGCATATTCAGCTTCTTATTGAAGAGAAGCGCGATGACGAGCTCCTGAAGCTGCTGGATGAGGTACACCACGCCGATATTGCCGAGATCATCCACGAGCTGGAGCTTGACCAAGCCACCTATATCATAAAGCTGCTAGACAGCACCAAGACTTCCGAAGCCCTTATGGAGCTTGAGGAAGACATGAGAGAGCGCATTCTCGACAACCTGTCGGCCAAAGAGATTGCCGAGGAGCTCGAAAATATGGATACCGATGATGCAGCCGATATCATCGCCGAACTTTCCGAAGAAAGAAAACAGGAAGTTATCCAGGAAATCTCAGATGAAGAACACGCCGAGCATATTGTAGAGCTGCTGCGCTACGATGAGAATTCGGCCGGGGGGCTCATGGCCAAAGAGCTGGTGAAGGTAAATGAGAACTGGAGCGTAACCGGCTCTCTCGCCGAAATGAAGGCCCAGGGCGAAAACGTCACCCGGGTACATTCCATTTATGTAGTAGATGACAGGGGGAAGCTGAAGGGGAGGCTGTCTCTTAAAGACCTGCTTACGGCCTCCAGCAAGGCAAATATTAGCGACGTTTATATAGATAAGGTAGATTATGTGACGGTGCATACCAAAGGCGAGGAGGTTGCCCGCATCATGCAGAAGTACGACCTGGAAGCTATTCCCGTGGTAGATGAGATGGGCCGGCTGGTAGGCCGGGTGACCATTGATGATATCGTGGATTTTATTCGGGATGAAGCCGAAAGGGATTACCAGCTCGCAGCCGGTATTTCTGAAGATGTAGAGGCCGATGATTCCATCCTGCGGCTCACCCGGGCGAGATTGCCCTGGCTCATTCTGGCCCTTTTTGGAGGGTTTGTGTCTGTGACGGTGCTGGGCACTTTTGATGCCGCCATGCAGGAGCATGCCGCCCTTTTCTTTTTTGTGCCGCTTATTGCGGCAATGGCGGGAAATGTGGGGGTGCAGTCTTCGGCCATTGTGCTGCAGGGTCTGGCAAATCAAAGCCTTAGCGGTTCGCTGCTAAACCGGCTTATCAAAGAAATTTTATTAAGCCTTTTAAACGGCTCGGCGCTGGCATTACTGCTTATTATTGGCGGTATTTTCCTGCTGGGTTTTGATTTCTGGTTTGGGCTTACGGTAGGAATTTCGCTTATCTCGGTGATCGTAATTGCTTCGCTCATAGGTACCTTTGTGCCCATTATTTTAGACAGGTTCGGGATAGATCCTGCCATGGCCACCGGGCCTTTTATTACCACCAGCAACGACATTTTCGGGATCCTTATTTATTTCACGATAGCCAAGTTAATCTTAGGATTTTAA
- a CDS encoding bifunctional riboflavin kinase/FAD synthetase, whose product MEEHKGAHAFHSKHHTVVTIGTFDGVHIGHQKIIQRLVNTAKAGNLESAILTFFPHPRMVLQKDADIKLINTIEERKDILEQSGIDHLIVHPFTQQFSRLSAREFVRDILVHKLKAKKVIIGYDHRFGRNRTADINDLRAFGEEYNFEVEEISKQDVEDVAVSSTKIRNALLEGRVEKANRYLSYPFSLAGTVVRGKGLGTEFSFPTANLEVKENYKLIPKNGVYVVRSKIDGEMVFGMMSIGTNPTVGGTEKTIETNFFDFSKDLYGKQLSIELLTRIRDEKKFDSVEALKIAMKQDEAFSHQYIRDNYAQ is encoded by the coding sequence TTGGAAGAACACAAAGGAGCACACGCTTTTCACAGCAAGCATCATACAGTAGTCACTATAGGTACTTTTGACGGGGTACACATAGGGCATCAAAAAATAATTCAAAGGCTGGTAAATACAGCAAAAGCCGGGAATCTGGAGTCGGCTATACTTACCTTTTTCCCTCACCCGAGGATGGTACTTCAAAAGGATGCCGATATTAAACTTATCAATACCATAGAAGAACGAAAGGATATCCTGGAACAAAGCGGGATAGACCACCTAATTGTTCATCCTTTCACTCAGCAGTTTTCAAGGCTTTCGGCACGCGAATTTGTGAGGGACATCCTGGTGCATAAGCTCAAAGCCAAAAAAGTGATCATTGGTTATGACCATCGTTTTGGGCGAAACCGCACTGCCGATATTAACGACCTGAGGGCTTTTGGGGAAGAATACAATTTTGAGGTAGAGGAGATCTCCAAGCAGGACGTTGAAGACGTGGCGGTGAGTTCTACAAAGATCAGGAATGCCCTTTTGGAAGGAAGGGTTGAGAAGGCCAACCGTTACCTTAGTTACCCCTTTTCCCTGGCAGGAACTGTGGTGAGGGGTAAGGGTTTGGGAACCGAGTTCTCATTTCCCACTGCCAACCTTGAAGTAAAGGAAAACTACAAGCTAATTCCCAAAAATGGCGTTTATGTGGTGAGATCAAAAATTGATGGCGAGATGGTGTTTGGGATGATGAGCATTGGAACAAACCCCACTGTGGGCGGTACCGAAAAGACCATTGAAACCAACTTTTTTGACTTCAGTAAAGACCTTTACGGAAAACAGCTTTCTATTGAACTTCTCACCCGGATAAGGGACGAGAAAAAATTTGATTCGGTAGAGGCATTAAAAATTGCCATGAAGCAGGACGAGGCTTTTAGTCACCAGTATATTCGCGACAATTATGCTCAATAA
- the serS gene encoding serine--tRNA ligase, whose amino-acid sequence MLQVANIRANKEAYIKALKKRNFDAEEVFSEVLELDETRRSTQATLDEKLAESNRLSKEIGMLFKTGEHLKANQLKQQTLELKEAAKELSEKLAETTLALNRHLYNIPNIPNELVPAGASEEDNEEVFREGEVPQLASDALPHWELAKKYDIIDFELGNKITGAGFPVYKGKGARLQRALISYFLDKNVAAGYTEFQMPLMVNEASGYGTGQLPDKEGQMYHVTEDNLYLIPTAEVPITNMFRDDMLNENDLPIACTGYTPCFRREAGSYGAHVRGLNRLHQFDKVEIVRIEKPENSYAALDQMVEQVKNILRDLKLPYRILRLCGGDIGFTSALTYDFEVFSTAQDRWLEISSCSNFETFQANRLKLRYKSADGSKQLAHTLNGSALALPRVLAGILENYQTPAGIKVPDVLVPYTGFDMID is encoded by the coding sequence ATGTTACAGGTAGCCAATATCAGGGCCAACAAGGAGGCATATATTAAAGCCTTGAAAAAGAGAAATTTTGATGCTGAAGAAGTTTTTTCTGAAGTGCTTGAGCTTGATGAAACCCGTCGTTCCACACAAGCCACGCTCGACGAGAAATTAGCCGAATCAAACCGTCTCTCCAAGGAGATAGGAATGCTTTTTAAAACAGGAGAGCACCTGAAGGCGAATCAGCTGAAGCAGCAAACTTTAGAATTGAAGGAGGCTGCCAAAGAACTTTCAGAAAAGCTTGCCGAAACCACCCTGGCTCTTAACAGGCACCTTTACAACATTCCAAATATTCCGAATGAGCTTGTTCCTGCAGGGGCTTCCGAAGAAGACAATGAAGAAGTTTTTCGCGAGGGGGAAGTGCCGCAGCTGGCCAGCGATGCCCTGCCGCACTGGGAGCTGGCAAAGAAGTACGACATCATAGATTTTGAGCTCGGAAATAAGATCACCGGCGCCGGTTTCCCTGTGTACAAGGGAAAAGGTGCACGCCTGCAACGAGCCCTTATTTCTTACTTTTTAGATAAGAACGTGGCGGCTGGTTATACAGAGTTCCAGATGCCGCTTATGGTGAATGAGGCTTCTGGTTACGGAACCGGGCAGTTGCCCGACAAAGAAGGGCAAATGTACCATGTCACCGAAGATAACCTCTATCTTATTCCTACGGCAGAAGTTCCTATTACCAATATGTTCCGCGATGATATGCTCAACGAGAACGACCTTCCCATTGCCTGTACCGGGTATACGCCCTGTTTTAGAAGGGAAGCGGGGTCTTACGGCGCGCATGTTAGAGGGCTAAACCGTCTTCACCAGTTTGATAAAGTGGAGATAGTGAGAATAGAGAAACCCGAAAATTCTTATGCCGCTCTTGACCAGATGGTAGAGCAGGTAAAGAATATACTCAGGGATTTAAAGCTGCCCTATCGCATTTTGAGGTTATGCGGAGGTGATATTGGCTTTACCTCGGCTCTTACCTATGATTTTGAAGTCTTCTCTACGGCGCAGGATCGCTGGCTGGAGATAAGTTCATGTTCAAATTTCGAAACTTTCCAGGCCAACAGGTTAAAACTGAGGTACAAATCGGCCGATGGTTCCAAGCAGCTGGCACATACCCTTAACGGAAGTGCCCTTGCCCTGCCACGTGTACTGGCAGGAATCCTTGAGAACTACCAGACCCCGGCGGGAATTAAGGTGCCCGATGTGCTGGTGCCTTATACCGGTTTTGATATGATTGATTAA
- a CDS encoding tetratricopeptide repeat protein, which translates to MRSLYFFLILLCAHVSGFAQSEQLARNYFDRGEFEKAENIYEKLLDQEPDNSSFFYGLIATYQQLEKYSEAERLLKERVNNTANAPHYLVELGHNFELQGKSEQALKFYDEALKAIESRPNYAFPIARAFEKYSKLDKAVTAYELGMKMNPDAEYNIQLARLYGEQGEIEKMFSNYIDVLGNNPDLLPGVSRIYGQFITDDPANEANITFRKLLLKRLQEDQNILYNNMLSWLFIQQKEYQKAFQQEKAIYRRSNEGLGAILRLTVMAREEGQLQTALDVLDFIIAEAPNQDLKLQAHQLRLNILQQTLPKEQFSEIKQGYNALFDTYGNGPAMLSLYIDYANFLAFKQAEIPTAEKVLRDFLDRDLKEFEEAALKMALADILVLDEKFNQALIYYSQVQNLIENDVVAQMARFKVAKTSYYKGDFEWANIQLDVLKSATSQLIANDAMELSLLINENSREDTTRAALKKYARADLLAFQEREREAIKLLDSVLAAHRGESIEDDALLKQAKLFEQTGQYKKAEENYLRLITHYQNDILGDNAHYYLAELYVQKLEQPQKAREFYEKIIFNYADSIYFVDARKKFRQLRGDEIE; encoded by the coding sequence ATGCGTTCCCTCTACTTCTTTCTCATTCTTCTTTGCGCGCATGTTTCCGGTTTTGCTCAGTCTGAGCAGCTGGCCCGCAATTACTTTGACCGGGGGGAATTTGAAAAAGCCGAAAACATCTACGAGAAGCTTCTAGACCAGGAGCCAGATAATTCCTCATTTTTCTACGGGCTCATTGCCACATATCAGCAACTTGAAAAATACTCTGAGGCAGAAAGGCTGCTCAAGGAAAGGGTGAACAATACTGCCAATGCGCCACATTACCTCGTGGAGCTGGGCCATAACTTTGAATTGCAGGGGAAATCTGAGCAGGCTCTCAAATTTTACGATGAAGCTTTAAAGGCAATAGAATCAAGGCCCAATTACGCATTTCCCATAGCCAGGGCTTTTGAGAAATACAGCAAACTCGACAAGGCCGTAACGGCTTATGAGCTGGGGATGAAAATGAACCCCGATGCCGAATACAACATCCAGCTCGCCAGGCTTTACGGCGAACAGGGGGAGATAGAGAAGATGTTTAGTAACTATATAGACGTGCTGGGAAACAACCCCGATCTTTTGCCAGGCGTAAGCCGCATTTACGGGCAGTTCATTACCGATGATCCCGCTAATGAGGCCAACATCACTTTCAGGAAATTATTGCTGAAAAGGCTTCAGGAAGACCAGAATATTCTTTATAACAATATGTTGAGCTGGTTGTTCATTCAGCAAAAAGAATATCAGAAGGCTTTTCAGCAGGAAAAAGCCATTTACCGCAGGTCTAATGAAGGTTTGGGAGCTATTTTAAGGCTTACGGTAATGGCCCGGGAAGAAGGGCAGCTGCAAACCGCACTTGATGTGCTAGATTTTATTATTGCTGAAGCTCCAAACCAGGACCTGAAACTTCAGGCACACCAGCTGCGCCTGAACATTCTTCAGCAAACACTTCCGAAGGAACAATTTTCAGAAATAAAGCAGGGCTATAATGCCCTTTTTGACACCTATGGGAATGGTCCGGCTATGCTGTCCCTGTACATAGATTATGCGAATTTTCTCGCCTTTAAGCAGGCAGAGATCCCAACAGCAGAAAAAGTGCTGCGGGATTTTCTTGACCGCGACCTGAAAGAATTCGAGGAAGCCGCCTTAAAGATGGCACTGGCCGATATACTTGTGCTCGATGAGAAGTTCAACCAGGCCCTGATCTACTATTCGCAGGTGCAAAATCTCATAGAAAATGATGTTGTTGCACAAATGGCCAGGTTCAAGGTGGCAAAAACCAGCTATTACAAAGGAGATTTTGAGTGGGCGAACATTCAGTTGGATGTTTTAAAATCGGCTACCTCGCAATTGATCGCAAATGATGCTATGGAACTCAGTTTGTTGATTAACGAGAATTCCCGGGAAGACACTACCCGGGCGGCGCTCAAAAAATATGCCCGTGCCGATTTACTGGCTTTTCAGGAGCGGGAAAGAGAAGCCATTAAGTTGTTAGATAGTGTGCTGGCCGCCCATAGAGGTGAAAGTATAGAAGACGATGCCCTTTTAAAGCAGGCAAAACTCTTTGAACAAACCGGGCAGTATAAGAAAGCCGAAGAGAATTACCTCAGGCTTATAACGCATTACCAGAATGACATTTTGGGAGACAACGCCCACTACTACCTGGCCGAACTTTATGTCCAAAAACTGGAACAACCGCAGAAAGCCCGGGAGTTTTATGAAAAAATTATCTTTAATTACGCCGATAGTATTTACTTTGTCGATGCCCGGAAAAAATTCAGGCAACTTCGGGGAGACGAGATTGAATAA
- the pth gene encoding aminoacyl-tRNA hydrolase, with product MLSFFGRLLAKTPKEEIPTMKKFLIVGLGNIGPKYHNTRHNIGFKILDFLAEKEGLTFESQKLGDIATYKFKGRTFILLKPSTYMNLSGKAVNYWLQKEKVPLEHLLVITDDLNLAFGTIRVKTKGSDGGHNGLKDIQAQLGTTAYNRFRFGISDAFSKGRQVDYVLGEWEEEENKMLPERLEKSAEVIRSFGTAGINNTMNTFNGK from the coding sequence ATGCTATCCTTTTTTGGAAGATTGTTAGCAAAAACACCTAAAGAAGAAATTCCTACTATGAAAAAATTTCTCATTGTGGGTCTGGGAAATATTGGCCCCAAATACCACAATACGCGCCACAACATCGGGTTTAAGATCCTGGATTTTCTGGCGGAAAAAGAAGGACTTACTTTTGAATCCCAAAAGCTGGGAGATATAGCTACCTATAAATTTAAAGGCCGCACATTTATTCTGCTAAAGCCTTCCACTTATATGAACCTAAGCGGGAAAGCAGTAAATTACTGGCTGCAGAAGGAGAAAGTCCCTCTGGAGCACCTGCTGGTCATTACCGATGATCTCAACCTCGCTTTTGGCACCATTAGGGTAAAAACCAAAGGCAGCGATGGCGGGCACAACGGTCTAAAGGATATTCAGGCGCAGCTGGGAACCACGGCCTATAACCGATTTCGTTTTGGCATTAGTGACGCCTTCTCTAAAGGCAGGCAGGTAGATTATGTGCTGGGAGAATGGGAGGAAGAGGAAAATAAAATGCTGCCCGAACGCCTGGAGAAATCGGCTGAAGTGATAAGATCTTTTGGCACGGCGGGCATTAATAACACAATGAATACCTTTAACGGGAAATAG